In a genomic window of Streptomyces sp. NBC_01231:
- a CDS encoding lactate 2-monooxygenase has product MAKHWADFQYEIYLNGMSGAVPRLPTDLTRLEELTEQRLGPGPVGYVAGSAGDGSTARANRAALERRRIVPRMLRDVHERDLSVEVLGRALPAPLALAPVGVLSIMHPEAETAAARAAAAQGVPYILSSASSTPMEQVAEAMGDAERWFQLYWPKDPEVARSFLNRAKAAGFTVLVVTLDTPLLSWRPRDLDQAYLPFLHGVGTANYFSDPAFRAGLAKPVHEDVNAAVLHFVGMFSDPAKTWPDLAFLREHWDGPIVLKGILHPDDARLAADAGMDGVVVSNHGGRQVAGAVAAADALPRVAEAVGDRLTVLFDSGIRTGDDVFKALALGARAVLVGRPYVYGLGLDGQAGVEHVIRCLLAELDLTLALSGHAGPATVGGADLVAEKSRPDPA; this is encoded by the coding sequence ATGGCCAAGCACTGGGCGGACTTCCAGTACGAGATCTATCTCAACGGAATGTCGGGCGCCGTCCCGCGCCTGCCCACCGATCTGACCCGGCTCGAGGAGCTGACCGAGCAGCGGCTCGGCCCAGGGCCCGTCGGCTATGTCGCGGGGAGCGCCGGCGACGGCAGTACCGCGCGGGCCAACCGGGCGGCGCTAGAGCGCCGCCGGATCGTGCCCCGCATGCTGCGGGACGTGCACGAGCGAGATCTGTCGGTCGAGGTCCTCGGCCGCGCCCTGCCCGCGCCGCTGGCCCTGGCGCCGGTCGGAGTGCTGTCGATCATGCATCCGGAGGCCGAGACGGCCGCCGCCCGGGCCGCCGCCGCGCAGGGCGTGCCGTACATCCTGTCGTCGGCGTCGAGCACGCCGATGGAGCAGGTCGCGGAGGCGATGGGGGACGCCGAACGCTGGTTCCAGCTGTACTGGCCGAAAGATCCCGAGGTGGCCCGCAGTTTCCTCAACCGCGCGAAGGCGGCCGGGTTCACCGTGCTGGTGGTCACGCTCGACACCCCGTTGCTGTCCTGGCGTCCGCGCGACCTCGACCAGGCGTATCTGCCGTTCCTGCACGGCGTCGGCACCGCCAACTACTTCTCGGACCCCGCGTTCCGGGCGGGCCTGGCCAAGCCGGTGCACGAGGATGTGAACGCGGCCGTCCTGCACTTCGTCGGCATGTTCTCGGACCCGGCCAAGACCTGGCCGGACCTCGCGTTCCTCAGGGAGCACTGGGACGGGCCGATCGTCCTCAAGGGGATCCTGCACCCGGACGACGCCCGGCTCGCCGCCGACGCCGGGATGGACGGCGTGGTGGTGTCCAACCACGGGGGCCGTCAGGTAGCGGGGGCGGTCGCCGCGGCCGACGCGCTGCCGCGGGTCGCGGAAGCGGTCGGCGACCGGCTGACCGTCCTGTTCGACAGCGGCATCCGCACCGGCGACGACGTCTTCAAGGCGCTGGCGCTCGGCGCGCGGGCGGTGCTCGTCGGACGGCCGTACGTCTACGGGCTCGGCCTCGACGGGCAGGCGGGCGTGGAACACGTGATCCGCTGCCTGCTCGCCGAGTTGGACCTCACCCTCGCCCTGTCGGGCCACGCCGGCCCGGCCACCGTGGGCGGAGCCGACCTCGTGGCGGAGAAATCCCGCCCAGATCCCGCCTAG
- a CDS encoding RICIN domain-containing protein: protein MFTPHPPRPPYPPLGGPPEESDDSLGATLRGRQDRESSPAVALLMARHWRSAHEYAVICLAASADSASMATATAFHQVLDRLADGETAMALRPRLLLAVRDTVRQWASEDRISGVLPDIGKPAGAREMRTAKSMTPENRKLAERSFHALPSLSRCVLWHVEVEAEPITVPAALLGMDADTASAALEQAREKFREGCVHAHRELAPTKDCRFYNRLLDVPIRRGGGLLPDVQHHLGECRYCRNAAEQLSHFEGGLGVLLAEAVIGWGARRYLDTRPGRSRAEEGTHGGAARHGGGRRRLLPGTPGAPALHRRIPGGLRSSRTLLTGVGLASAGLLATVLVASLWSTDDGVDPAASTSANGGLGGPDTGSPSPPTASSGTARLPAAPGRTRLRNAEDDLCLDITGEPKKGAGTELAACSTARTQQWSYENDGLLRSVADPDLCLDSHVDAGVVVLGGCVDEKAKRADDVRYDLTVRGEVLPRWDERLAVTFTHDDVGADIVVKVRDDSTEQRWLTDPTSKATPGSLSITGTEKPAARLAELSEGI from the coding sequence GTGTTCACCCCCCACCCCCCTCGTCCCCCCTACCCCCCGCTCGGCGGTCCCCCCGAAGAATCCGACGACAGTCTCGGCGCGACCCTCAGAGGCCGCCAGGACCGCGAGAGCAGCCCCGCGGTGGCGCTGCTGATGGCCCGGCACTGGCGGTCGGCCCACGAGTACGCGGTGATCTGCCTCGCCGCTTCGGCGGACAGCGCCTCCATGGCCACCGCCACGGCCTTCCATCAGGTTCTGGACCGGCTGGCCGACGGTGAAACAGCCATGGCGTTACGGCCCCGGCTGCTGCTGGCCGTGCGCGACACGGTCCGGCAGTGGGCGTCCGAGGACCGGATATCGGGTGTTCTGCCGGACATCGGGAAACCCGCGGGCGCTCGCGAGATGCGTACCGCGAAGTCCATGACGCCGGAAAACCGCAAGCTCGCCGAGCGGTCATTTCATGCTCTTCCCTCACTTTCCCGCTGTGTGCTGTGGCACGTGGAGGTGGAGGCGGAACCCATAACCGTCCCCGCCGCTCTGTTGGGCATGGATGCCGACACCGCGTCGGCGGCACTCGAACAGGCGCGTGAAAAATTCCGCGAAGGATGTGTACATGCCCATCGGGAACTCGCGCCGACCAAGGACTGCCGCTTCTACAACCGACTCCTCGACGTTCCGATTCGCCGGGGTGGAGGACTGCTGCCGGATGTCCAGCACCATCTGGGGGAGTGCCGCTACTGCCGTAACGCCGCCGAACAACTGAGCCATTTCGAGGGCGGGTTGGGGGTCCTGCTCGCCGAGGCGGTGATCGGCTGGGGTGCCCGCCGCTATCTCGACACCCGCCCGGGCCGCAGCCGCGCCGAGGAGGGGACCCACGGCGGCGCCGCCCGGCACGGTGGCGGACGCCGCCGCCTCCTGCCCGGCACCCCAGGCGCACCCGCACTCCACCGCAGGATCCCGGGCGGCCTGCGCTCCTCGCGGACGCTGCTCACGGGTGTGGGCCTCGCCTCCGCCGGACTGCTGGCGACGGTGTTGGTGGCCAGCCTCTGGTCGACGGACGACGGGGTCGACCCAGCCGCCTCCACCAGCGCGAACGGCGGCCTCGGCGGGCCGGACACCGGCTCCCCGTCCCCGCCGACTGCCTCCTCCGGCACCGCCCGACTCCCCGCCGCCCCGGGGCGGACCAGGCTGCGCAACGCCGAGGACGACCTGTGCCTCGACATCACGGGCGAGCCGAAGAAGGGGGCCGGGACCGAGCTGGCGGCGTGCTCCACCGCGCGGACCCAGCAGTGGTCGTACGAGAACGACGGGCTGCTCCGCAGCGTGGCCGACCCCGACCTGTGCCTCGACTCGCACGTGGACGCCGGAGTGGTGGTGCTCGGCGGCTGCGTCGACGAGAAGGCGAAGCGCGCCGACGACGTGCGCTACGACCTCACCGTGCGGGGGGAGGTGCTGCCCCGCTGGGACGAGCGGCTCGCCGTCACCTTCACCCACGACGACGTGGGCGCCGACATCGTCGTCAAGGTCCGCGACGACTCCACCGAGCAGCGCTGGCTGACCGACCCGACGTCGAAGGCCACCCCGGGTTCCCTGTCCATCACCGGGACGGAGAAGCCGGCGGCACGGCTCGCCGAGCTGTCGGAGGGGATCTAG
- a CDS encoding toxin Doc, giving the protein MAPVVHIDVPWLLQRHEEVLPDQPTVNDFSALVAAVARHRVDPPRLGVNSDPAWRAAALLHTLALLKPLPSANARFACATAVAYMFVSDVGIDPPYGALVDLARDLISGKTDVYGAADRLRSWQI; this is encoded by the coding sequence ATGGCTCCTGTCGTCCACATCGACGTGCCCTGGTTGCTCCAGCGCCACGAAGAGGTCCTGCCCGACCAGCCCACCGTCAACGACTTCTCCGCGCTGGTGGCCGCTGTCGCCCGCCACCGCGTCGACCCGCCGCGCCTCGGCGTGAACTCCGACCCGGCCTGGCGGGCCGCGGCGCTGCTGCACACCCTCGCCCTGCTCAAGCCCCTGCCGTCGGCCAACGCCCGCTTCGCCTGCGCGACGGCCGTGGCCTACATGTTCGTCAGCGATGTCGGCATCGACCCGCCCTACGGCGCTCTCGTCGACCTGGCCCGCGATCTGATCTCCGGCAAGACGGATGTGTACGGCGCCGCCGACCGTCTGCGCTCCTGGCAGATCTGA
- a CDS encoding 2OG-Fe(II) oxygenase — protein sequence MTLTTDGAVRRADATDWATLAEDLDTHGCATTAQLLTPAECRDLAALYEKPELFRTTVDMARHRFGSGQYRYFTHDLPDPVAALRESLYPRLLPIARDWAARLGRPAPWPDSLGEWLERCHAAGQNRSAQILLRYGEGDWNALHRDVFGELLFPLQVVVALDAYGTDYTGGEFLMVEQRPRAQSRGTATALRQGHGLVFTTRDHPVRTRRGWSAGAMRHGVSVVRSGNRHALGIVFHDAS from the coding sequence ATGACCCTCACCACCGACGGGGCCGTACGGCGGGCCGACGCGACCGACTGGGCCACGCTCGCCGAGGACCTGGACACACACGGCTGCGCCACTACGGCACAGCTGCTGACGCCCGCCGAGTGCCGCGACCTGGCGGCGCTGTACGAGAAGCCGGAGCTGTTCCGGACCACGGTCGACATGGCGCGGCATCGCTTCGGATCCGGGCAGTACCGCTATTTCACGCACGACCTGCCCGACCCGGTCGCCGCGCTGCGCGAGAGCCTGTATCCGCGGCTGCTGCCGATCGCCCGGGACTGGGCGGCCCGGCTCGGCCGCCCGGCGCCGTGGCCCGACTCGCTCGGCGAGTGGCTGGAGCGCTGCCACGCGGCCGGGCAGAACAGGTCGGCGCAGATCCTGCTGCGGTACGGCGAGGGCGACTGGAACGCGCTGCACCGTGACGTGTTCGGGGAGCTGCTGTTCCCGCTCCAGGTGGTCGTCGCTCTCGACGCGTACGGCACCGACTACACGGGCGGTGAGTTCCTGATGGTGGAGCAGCGTCCCCGCGCGCAGTCCCGCGGCACCGCCACCGCGCTGCGCCAGGGCCACGGGCTGGTGTTCACCACCCGGGACCACCCGGTGCGCACCCGGCGCGGCTGGTCGGCCGGAGCCATGCGGCACGGCGTGAGCGTCGTGCGCTCCGGCAACCGGCACGCCCTCGGGATCGTCTTCCACGACGCGTCCTGA
- a CDS encoding glycoside hydrolase family 9 protein translates to MKRRRTSLLSLTALLGAALVGLPASGAAADEVEQVKNGTFDTTTAPWWTTSNVTAGLSDGQLCADVPGGTANRWDAAVGQNDITLVKGESYRFSFTAKGSPDGHVVRAIVGLSVAPYDTYFEVSPQLSVSGNTYSYTFTAPVDTAQGQVGLQLGGSADPFRFCMDDVSLLGGVPPEVYEPDTGPRVRVNQVAYLPSGPKNATLVSDATTKLPWQLKNSAGAVVAHGWTVPRGTDASSGQNVHSIDFGAYKTRGTGFTLVADGETGRPFDIGTGAYEKLRLDAAKYYYTQRSGIAIRDDLRPGYARPAGHVGVAPNQGDSNVPCQPGGCDYTLDVTGGWYDAGDHGKYVVNGGISVWELLSTYERSLTARTGQPAKLGDGSLAIPESGNKVPDILDEVRWELDFLMRMQVPDGQPLAGMAHHKMHDEQWTGLPLLPSDDPQKRELHPPSTQATLNLAATAAQAARLYRPYDREFAAQALAAARKAWSAALAHPEMYADPDDGIGGGAYADSDATDEFYWAAAELYLTTGEKAFADRVLASPVHTADIFGTLGYDWARTAAAARLDLATVPSRLPGRDKVRQSVIKGADRYLTTLRSQPYGMPYAPADNLYDWGSNHQILHNAVVIATAYDISGASKYRDGAVQSMDYLLGRNALNMSYVTGYGEVNSHNQHSRWYAHQLDPSMPAPPVGTLAGGPNSSIQDPYAQSKLQGCVGQFCYIDDIQSWSTNEHTINWNSALTRMASFVADQA, encoded by the coding sequence GTGAAACGACGCAGAACCTCCCTGCTGTCCCTGACGGCCCTGCTGGGGGCGGCCCTGGTGGGCCTCCCCGCCTCCGGTGCCGCCGCCGACGAGGTCGAACAGGTCAAGAACGGCACCTTCGACACCACCACCGCCCCTTGGTGGACCACCAGCAACGTCACCGCGGGCCTGTCCGACGGACAGCTGTGCGCGGACGTGCCGGGCGGCACCGCCAACCGGTGGGACGCCGCGGTCGGCCAGAACGACATCACCCTGGTGAAGGGGGAGTCGTACCGGTTCTCCTTCACTGCGAAGGGTTCGCCCGACGGACACGTCGTGCGCGCGATCGTCGGCCTGTCGGTGGCGCCGTACGACACCTACTTCGAGGTGAGCCCGCAGCTGAGCGTGTCGGGGAACACGTACTCCTACACGTTCACCGCACCCGTCGACACCGCACAGGGCCAGGTCGGCCTCCAGCTCGGCGGCAGCGCGGACCCGTTCCGTTTCTGCATGGACGACGTGTCACTCCTTGGCGGGGTGCCGCCCGAGGTGTACGAGCCCGACACCGGGCCCCGGGTACGGGTCAACCAGGTCGCCTATCTGCCCTCCGGGCCCAAGAACGCGACGCTGGTCTCCGACGCGACCACGAAGCTGCCCTGGCAGCTGAAGAACTCCGCGGGCGCGGTCGTGGCCCACGGCTGGACCGTCCCGCGCGGCACGGACGCCTCCTCCGGGCAGAACGTGCACTCGATCGACTTCGGCGCCTACAAGACGCGGGGCACCGGCTTCACCCTGGTGGCCGACGGTGAGACCGGCCGTCCCTTCGACATAGGCACGGGCGCCTACGAGAAGCTGCGCCTGGACGCCGCGAAGTACTACTACACGCAGCGCAGCGGCATCGCGATCCGCGACGACCTGCGCCCCGGTTACGCCCGCCCCGCGGGCCACGTCGGCGTCGCGCCCAACCAGGGCGACTCGAACGTGCCGTGCCAACCGGGCGGGTGCGACTACACGCTCGACGTCACCGGCGGCTGGTACGACGCCGGCGACCACGGCAAGTACGTCGTCAACGGCGGCATCTCCGTCTGGGAGCTGCTGAGCACCTACGAGCGCTCACTGACGGCCCGCACCGGACAGCCCGCCAAGCTGGGCGACGGCTCGCTTGCCATCCCGGAGAGCGGCAACAAGGTCCCGGACATCCTCGACGAGGTCCGCTGGGAACTGGACTTCCTGATGAGGATGCAGGTCCCGGACGGGCAGCCGCTGGCCGGCATGGCCCACCACAAGATGCACGACGAACAGTGGACCGGCCTGCCGCTGCTGCCCAGCGACGACCCGCAGAAGCGCGAACTGCACCCGCCGAGCACCCAGGCGACCCTGAACCTGGCCGCGACGGCCGCGCAGGCGGCACGCCTGTACCGGCCCTACGACCGGGAGTTCGCCGCACAGGCCCTCGCCGCCGCCCGCAAGGCATGGTCGGCCGCGCTCGCACACCCCGAGATGTACGCCGACCCGGACGACGGTATCGGCGGGGGCGCCTACGCGGACTCCGACGCCACCGACGAGTTCTACTGGGCCGCCGCCGAGCTGTATCTGACCACGGGGGAGAAGGCGTTCGCCGACCGCGTGCTCGCCTCGCCGGTCCACACGGCGGACATCTTCGGGACCCTCGGCTACGACTGGGCCCGTACGGCCGCGGCGGCCCGCCTCGACCTCGCGACCGTGCCGAGCAGGCTGCCCGGGCGGGACAAGGTGCGTCAGTCGGTGATCAAGGGCGCCGACCGCTACCTCACCACCCTGAGGTCACAGCCGTACGGCATGCCGTACGCCCCCGCCGACAACCTCTACGACTGGGGATCCAACCACCAGATCCTGCACAACGCGGTCGTCATCGCCACCGCCTACGACATCAGCGGCGCGTCGAAGTACCGTGACGGGGCCGTCCAGAGCATGGACTATCTCCTCGGCCGCAACGCGCTGAACATGTCGTACGTGACCGGCTACGGCGAGGTCAACTCCCACAATCAGCACAGCCGTTGGTACGCCCATCAGCTCGACCCCAGCATGCCGGCCCCGCCCGTCGGGACCCTTGCGGGCGGCCCGAACTCGTCCATCCAGGACCCCTACGCACAGAGCAAACTCCAGGGCTGCGTCGGCCAGTTCTGCTACATCGACGACATCCAGTCCTGGTCGACCAACGAGCACACCATCAACTGGAACTCCGCCCTGACCCGGATGGCGTCCTTCGTCGCGGATCAGGCCTGA
- a CDS encoding DUF4982 domain-containing protein: MVTRRSVLFASAAAPAAGALLGTPVARAAEAAADAKGRSTVALRDGWRFALVNPGGITDPTGGYADAAAPGYDDSGWREVAVPHDWSIELAPTTQNGTTSGTGFFPGGLGWYRLAFTLPPALAGKRISVEFDGVYMDSYVHCNGTEVGRHPYGYTGFAFDLTDLLHTDGSTENVIAVKVQNRLPSSRWYSGSGIYREARLVVTEPVHVARWGTRVTTPEITAERATVEARISVLNESGTAGPVEIRSRIKDPRGRTVARAATTVDVAEQATETHELTVDRPQLWDLEAPHRYTLETELRVGGKAVDTYRTPFGFRTFRFDPDEGFHLNGTYHKLKGVDLHHDLGALGAAVSKNAIRRQMTIMRSMGVNAFRTSHNPPSPEMIEVCEELGIVMLVEAFDCWRSPKTRYDYGRFFDEWSDRDIAEMVLAARNSPAVLMWSIGNEISEFTSTAGLTIADRLIAGIKALDDTRPVVIGSHRHRSVPAPGTPGDLILAKLDGLGLNYNTAKSVDALHARYPHLFLFESESSSETSTRGAYQEPEHLNTGENHTPGKRETSSYDNNLASWTMSGEYGHKKDRDRKWFAGQFLWSGIDYIGEPTPYDVFPVKGSFFGAVDTAGFPKDMYHLFRSQWVAEPMVHLLPMTWNHEEGDTVEVWAYANVDTVELFLNGTSLGTRTFDRKKTVDGRAYLETTEATGDDKTFTDGPYPGSYTSPNGSAGKLHLGWKVPYRPGELKAVARRHGKVVATDVLRTAGRPHAVRLTADRRSLAADGRALVFVTADIVDARGVVVPDAEHLISFEVTGGSLAGLDNGREESAERYQASTRTAFHGKALAIVRSSARPGSLKVTARVEGLRSGSVAVRITPSRSSATTPAARFEPDHAAPVNYPYADASYSGRPDTLPAAMLDGDPATGWSNAFSKAATALLPAFGGARAEDWVSVDFGRTRTFDRAEVSFTLSETHSLPAAVGVEVWDGGAYVPVKGAVVDWATASDAPTVVTFDAVRGSRLRLTLNSAHPGEARGAVRVSRLEVPAG, translated from the coding sequence ATGGTCACGCGTCGATCGGTCTTATTCGCCTCCGCGGCCGCACCGGCTGCCGGAGCGCTGCTGGGCACCCCGGTGGCACGGGCCGCCGAGGCCGCGGCGGACGCGAAGGGCCGCAGTACCGTCGCCCTGCGCGACGGCTGGCGCTTCGCACTGGTCAACCCGGGCGGCATCACCGACCCGACCGGTGGGTACGCCGACGCCGCAGCGCCCGGCTACGACGACTCCGGATGGCGCGAGGTCGCGGTGCCGCACGACTGGAGCATCGAGCTGGCGCCGACCACGCAGAACGGCACCACGAGCGGCACCGGGTTCTTCCCCGGCGGGCTCGGCTGGTACCGCCTCGCCTTCACCCTGCCGCCCGCCCTGGCCGGCAAGCGGATCTCGGTGGAGTTCGACGGCGTCTACATGGACTCGTACGTCCACTGCAACGGCACCGAGGTCGGGCGGCACCCCTACGGCTACACCGGTTTCGCCTTCGACCTCACCGACCTGCTGCACACCGACGGCAGCACGGAGAACGTGATCGCGGTCAAGGTGCAGAACCGGCTCCCCAGCAGCCGCTGGTACTCGGGCAGCGGCATCTACCGCGAGGCCCGCCTGGTCGTCACCGAACCGGTGCACGTGGCCCGCTGGGGCACCCGTGTCACCACACCCGAGATCACCGCGGAACGCGCCACGGTCGAGGCGCGGATCTCCGTGCTGAACGAGTCCGGCACCGCGGGCCCGGTCGAGATCCGGTCCCGGATCAAGGACCCTCGCGGGCGCACCGTGGCCCGCGCGGCGACCACGGTCGACGTCGCCGAGCAGGCCACCGAGACCCATGAACTCACCGTCGACCGACCGCAGTTGTGGGACCTCGAAGCGCCCCACCGCTACACCCTGGAGACCGAACTGCGCGTCGGCGGCAAGGCCGTCGACACCTACCGCACCCCCTTCGGCTTCCGGACCTTCCGCTTCGACCCGGACGAGGGCTTCCACCTCAACGGCACGTACCACAAACTCAAGGGCGTCGACCTGCACCACGACCTGGGCGCGCTCGGCGCCGCGGTCAGCAAGAACGCGATCCGGCGACAGATGACCATCATGCGGTCGATGGGCGTCAACGCCTTCCGCACCTCGCACAACCCGCCCTCCCCGGAGATGATCGAGGTCTGCGAGGAGCTGGGCATCGTGATGCTGGTGGAGGCGTTCGACTGCTGGCGCAGCCCCAAGACGCGCTACGACTACGGCCGCTTCTTCGACGAGTGGTCCGACCGGGACATCGCGGAGATGGTGCTGGCGGCCCGCAACTCGCCCGCCGTCCTCATGTGGTCGATCGGCAACGAGATCTCCGAGTTCACCTCCACCGCCGGACTCACCATCGCGGACCGCCTCATCGCCGGCATCAAGGCACTCGACGACACCCGCCCCGTCGTGATCGGCTCCCACCGGCACCGCAGCGTGCCCGCCCCCGGCACCCCGGGCGACCTGATCCTCGCCAAGCTCGACGGCCTCGGCCTCAACTACAACACCGCCAAGTCGGTGGACGCCCTGCACGCCCGCTACCCGCACCTGTTCCTCTTCGAGTCGGAGTCGTCCTCCGAGACCTCGACACGCGGCGCCTACCAGGAGCCCGAGCACCTCAACACCGGCGAGAACCACACGCCGGGCAAGCGGGAGACCTCCTCGTACGACAACAACCTCGCCTCCTGGACCATGAGCGGCGAGTACGGCCACAAGAAGGACCGGGACCGGAAGTGGTTCGCGGGGCAGTTCCTGTGGTCCGGCATCGACTACATCGGGGAACCGACGCCGTACGACGTCTTCCCGGTGAAGGGGTCCTTCTTCGGCGCGGTGGACACGGCCGGCTTCCCGAAGGACATGTACCACCTGTTCCGCAGCCAGTGGGTCGCCGAGCCCATGGTCCACCTGCTGCCGATGACCTGGAACCACGAGGAGGGCGACACCGTCGAGGTGTGGGCGTACGCCAACGTCGACACCGTCGAACTGTTCCTCAACGGCACCTCACTCGGCACCCGGACCTTCGACCGCAAGAAGACCGTCGACGGCCGCGCCTACCTGGAGACCACCGAGGCGACCGGCGACGACAAGACCTTCACCGACGGCCCCTACCCGGGCAGCTACACCAGCCCGAACGGCAGCGCGGGCAAGCTCCACCTCGGCTGGAAAGTGCCGTACCGGCCGGGCGAGTTGAAGGCGGTCGCCCGCAGACACGGCAAGGTGGTCGCCACCGACGTGCTGCGCACGGCGGGCAGACCGCACGCCGTACGCCTCACCGCCGACCGCCGGTCCCTGGCCGCCGACGGCCGTGCGCTGGTCTTCGTCACCGCGGACATCGTCGACGCCCGCGGGGTGGTCGTGCCGGACGCCGAGCACCTGATCTCCTTCGAGGTGACGGGCGGCTCGCTCGCCGGACTCGACAACGGCCGGGAGGAGAGCGCCGAGCGGTACCAGGCCAGTACCCGGACCGCCTTCCACGGCAAGGCGCTGGCGATCGTACGGTCCTCCGCGCGGCCGGGGTCACTGAAGGTGACCGCCCGGGTGGAGGGCCTGCGGTCGGGCTCCGTGGCCGTGCGCATCACGCCCTCCCGGTCGTCCGCCACCACCCCGGCGGCCAGGTTCGAGCCCGACCACGCGGCACCGGTCAACTATCCGTACGCGGACGCCAGTTACTCCGGCCGCCCGGACACGCTGCCCGCCGCGATGCTCGACGGCGATCCGGCCACCGGCTGGTCCAACGCCTTCAGCAAGGCGGCCACGGCTCTACTGCCCGCGTTCGGCGGGGCGCGGGCCGAGGACTGGGTCTCGGTGGACTTCGGGCGCACCCGGACCTTCGACCGGGCGGAGGTCTCCTTCACGCTGAGCGAGACCCACAGCCTGCCCGCCGCCGTCGGGGTCGAGGTGTGGGACGGCGGCGCGTACGTACCGGTGAAGGGCGCGGTCGTCGACTGGGCCACCGCCTCGGACGCGCCGACGGTCGTCACCTTCGACGCCGTGCGCGGATCCCGGCTGCGGCTTACGCTGAACAGCGCGCACCCCGGCGAGGCCCGGGGCGCGGTGCGTGTCAGCAGGCTGGAGGTTCCGGCGGGCTGA